The genomic region ATCAACAATCCAATATTGAATATAAGttcatatcaattaaaatgatAATGGTTTTACAATTAATACTGTATGGCCCTCATGATTTTTCAACTGTTACAGCATTTTTTAAAGAAGATAAAAACACAAACTTACAAAGTCTTTGATCTGGTACAGCCGAGACAATACTGAACACAGAATAACAGAAAATACATCTTTTTTAAATAACTCATGAACTCTGAACATGGAACtctctggaaaaaaaaaaggcaaaattTCATtcgtaaacaaatacaaaatcttGAACACTGTCAACCTTCTTATAAATAATGGAAATACATTTAGTATaataaacattgaaaacattgaaaatcaACTTTTTTTTCGGACTTGCACAACTGAAAATAAGTCAATAAGCTGCTGTTTCACCTGACTGAACCAAGTTCCTAATaaaaatgtttgcagctgttttCTTAAGAAATTAACATATGGAATAGATATTTCCTATTTCTGAGAATAAGCATGATTTCTTAGACTTGCAAAAAAATATGCACtcctacaaaaaaaaaaaaaaaaaaaatgaaatatgtctACAGGTGAAAAATGTGTGGTTggggttccccagtgtactgtAAATGTCTGGATTACTGTCTTTTGAGTACCTGTTTGTTCTTATAATCCATAAAACCcatacaataatatcatttatcaGATAGGGAAAAATTCAAACTTTAATATggtataaatttcacatcatttgaaaatcaaatgaatgaatgaagGAAGGGATGGtatcactagtaataacatacgGTTGTAGTGTAGTAAGATATTTGATGTGCAGTccttaaaaaatcaaaattctttttgtcaatgaatataaaactgaaatatatGCATGCAAGTTCTTAGGACTCACCTTCACCTTGACCCAGAACATTGTTACTGAATTTTTTATCATGATGTAAATctgtaaaatacatataatacaaaatgaaacCTTGTTGTAGCACTCACCTGTAGATAACTACATCAgatataagtatacatgtagcatCACACAATTTCCAATAAATAGAAATTTATAACATAcctgaaatatatttcaagagtaatgatatttttcacaggTGAAGAGCAATACATAATTTTATTACAGCTATATTATAATGATGGCTGTGAGTTatgattatttttcaaattttcaaatttgacaatattctaaacttattttaaaaataaattctaaaCAATACAAGCAATACCTTCTAAGAGTCTTTGTTGAACAGTTGCATCAACAGAAGAAAATGTCTTTGACACAGGCGTGTGTTTGTCTTCATGGCCTGTAATGTCAATCAGGAAATGTACATATTCATACAGATAAAAGCTAAATTATACTGTCctgttaaatatatcaaaataagttGGATAACAACATGTAGATTTAAGCATTTTAGTTatttaattattgaaattaGGCATCATGAAGAttcaataatcaaaatattaattaatattagtTATAACTTGATTATCACTATAACAGACATTGAACAGTGACCTGACAgtacaaaaaaagaaattacatgaaatatcaattaaaactgaTACATTGGTTTAATTCATCAtgaacatatataatatatatttaattaatccAAGTTTTAGACATTGTATTTAACATATCTGTTAACTTATTCTATACAACACCTTCAGGGGTCCTTTGGTGAACAGTCCCATCACTAAAGGAAAATGTCTTTGCATGCACTGGTCTGTGTTTATCTTCAGGACCTGCAATGTAAATCAGGGCATTAAATGTTTACTATGTATATTTGGTATATGCTTTTAGACTTCAATTGTCTTagatgtaaaatgtataaataccaATAATACTAACATTTTCACTTGTAACCATGGGGACTGGCCAGTGATAGGAAAATAAAAGACAGTATAATCATATGAAACCAATTAAAATGATACATTGTTTTTGACTTATTTCAAGTCTATTTTCagcttttatttttttttaaatttttaaaattcattttaaacaatacCTTCAGGGGGACTTGATAAACAGTTGAATCAGCAAAGAATAAAGACTTCCTCACTGATTTGTGTTTGTCTTCAGGGCCTGTAATGTAAATCAGGataaatatagattatatataatgcaCATAACTTTGATTGATAATTATCCAGGATATAACCTATGCAAATTTACTATATCTAAGATAGTTCTAGGGTTATTATAGCACATGTGCAGAAATcacaaatttaatttaaatcagATTGGTATTTTAAGACACACGGATTTGTTGCAAAAATatactgataaaaaaaaagacaaaaaaactCGGACTAGTATACCTTTGGACAGTGGTTAAAATATCTCTTTCTTTGAAATCAGCTAATTCCGTTGTTCCGCAAACATGTTTCGGTTCTGGAATAGACACCtgattataattattataataaatatgattaaaattaCGTTATCTTAGCGttaatataatgtgtaatagACCTATTAGATTATGAAACTCTTAGTATTCGTTCTGTTTTTGGTGGGTACGAACCAAAAAATCTTAGATATCTCCAGTATCCAGTGTTTTACAAACACTATAGGtcaacaagttttttttttttatccttttaaCCATACTAAAAAAAGAATCTTTATATCTTTTTTAATCAGCGCCCCTGTGCACCCAAACTCCACGAAATCGTCATTATTGACGGAGGGGAGTAAACATAAGCAGAAGTAGGCTTagattattacattgtattactgaagCAGCAATAAAAAGTTCACTATTCACCTGTGGGAACGAAGCACTCGCTTCCTGGTTGCCGATCTCGGGGATTTAGCTAAAAACCTCCTCCTACTTTCTTCAAactttgttgttatgatatttatttcatttcgaTATTTGATAACTTTTTCTACcttagcaaaacatttcacgcATACACCGTCTGCACCTGAAGGTAACTCAATCACCTGTCGTACAACATTCACCTTTTCTTCCGAGAGTTTCACTTTCAATCTGAATAATTTTTTTACACAGCTGTTACCTTCATTGTCTATCTCTCGTACAATAAATGCAAAAACTGAATTTTCttgtcttttcttttctttgttataCACCGGGAcgttttataattataatacgaGGCAAAAGATGATATCACGGATCCAATCACAACACCGCGAAAACAACACGATATATTGTTAGCTTCGATTACTCACGCTATACAACGATGACGGAGACAAAATTGTATATTCCGATTAAGGGGCGACAACCTGTACtgaataaaattgtaaaattattatatgtgtttacataaatatatatatttatatcacacatatatatgtatgtaacaccaGAAAAGATTAAAAACACAACATGGGGGGTCGAAACGACTAAGGGGCCGGAATGACTAAGGGGCCGGAACGACTAGGACGGACCGGTTAGGGGCCGGAACGACTAGGGGGCTGGTAGAGGCCGGAACGACTTGTACAACGGTACAAGTCGTTCCGGCcggtggtagagaatttgtgtatcccgagccgagcccgagctgaagacccgagcccgagctttggatattttcgtttttctccttcattactgaatggattaaagtgattttttctacaaagatttgatttcaggttttaaatcaatccgtgaaatgtattttaacgtcctaaatcgacgattttcattttttagggggagaatttgtgtagcccgcaatcaagcgtgactattcatgttttttgctaattatttccgatacatgctattattgagaaatattactagatacaaacaacaagtaaatatagctgattctaaaaatataaatttcaacatatatctaatgtgacttgatgtcaaattttgacatttttgtaaccgcgccgacgatcaatgaactcgccgtgtttaccgagctttcaccgagcccgtgctaagggcagataactctaccgaTCCCGAGCTTTGTGACTGGTCATTAGTAAAGCCTTTAGTGATATATGTGAATTGATTgtgattaaaacataaaaattggCTTGAGATTAAACTTAATTCCAATTGAGTGTTATTGttaagacaaaaaaataaataaaaatatgtataattgaaatatcaaattacaaaaaTCATAGTATAGTGTAGTACTCTAGAGCTTATGTATCATTTAGAGGGTTATATTCATGAGTTAGCTATAGGTCCCGATCTTAGGTGTGTTTTAGGTATTCAGGAGTTATTGAATGAGTTTAATTTAGTGCTTCAAATAGAGTCTGACGAGAAGTTGTACATGTCTTACGACACAACATTTCAAGTAGGGGATTTTTATGTTTCTGCTTTAGTATGTAGGCATGTCTTATTTCATGGTTATAAAACCATCCCAGTAGCTTTTTTCATTCACGATAAGAAATCAACTAAGATTCAcgatatatttaaaataattaaaataaaaggATATGGGCTCTTTGTAGAACTGCGTCCTCGTCGCAGAGCCCGGAAACATTCTTATACCAGAATGGCTAAAAGTTCTACAAAGCTCGGGAtcggtagagttatctgcccttagcacgggctcggtgaaagctcggtaaacacgacgagttcattgatcgtcggcgcggttacaaaaatgtcaaaatttgacatcaagtcacattagatatatgttgaaatttatatttttagaatcagctatatttacttgttgtttgtatctagtaatatttctcaataatagcatgtatcggaaataattagcaaaaaacatgaatagtcacgcttgattgcgggctacacaaattctccccctgaaaaatgaaaatcgtcgatttaggacgttaaaatacatttcatgaaaatccactcacacggattgatttaaaacctgaaatcaaatctttgtagagaaaatcactttaatccattcagtaatgaaggagaaaaacgaaaatatccaaagctcgggctcgggtcttcagctcgggctcggctcgggatacacaaattctctaccaccgTTCCGGCCTCTACCATCGAGAAGTCAGCCATGTTTGCATATTTAATTCTGATCCTATGTGTGTGCGATTGTTTTGATTTTCTGGATGGGAAACAAATTGACCCCGGAAATCCGCCACGACCATTGCAGGACATTGACCCCGGAAATAAAACCGAAAAACTGGCAAGACCTCGTGAATTTCGTTAATCAGAAGATTGAAGGTATGGAACGTCTGCTGGCTGACAAGGACGAACGCGTTGACAAACTTGAATCGAAAGTCGCGTCCCAGGAAAGGTCAATTTTACAGAAAGATGTTATCATAGATAGTTTAGTAAGACGGGTATCGGACCTAGAGATGAGTGTGAAGTCGACGTCCTTTTCAGAAAAACAGCAAACGCGACACCATACGACATCAAATGTTGATGATTCTGTTCAGTCTCGATCAACAGTCAATGACACAGTCACCGTTCATAAAACTAGAGAACCTAGTATCTCCGTAAATAAACATCAAGGGGTTCAATCTAAAAGGATGCCATATTCTCAGTCAAATGTTGAAGCCATATCGGATACAAAGCCTCGCGTAACTGAAACCTCTTCCTCTCAATCAGATGAGCCCCACCAACAAAATGGAAACAACCACTGCCTTTGCCAGGCAGGTGGAAACAAAGAAGCCGAGACGTTCGTAGAGTTTTCGAGATCTCGACAAAATCGTAAGTAATTACAAATCATGACATAGTTTTGCTATAATACCAGTGGCCCTATTTTCTCTCAGGATTTGTCGACCAATCTAATCTCTCGGGGTAGCATGCGCAATAGCGTGTTTcctgttttgtgtttttatacaaCAGCTTAAGATTTAGAAATTTAGGTTCCTGCATAGAAAATCTGTATTTCTTCTTTAAAATCGATAAAAAAGGATAAAATAAATTATCCTTTGAggcatttgaaaaaaatacagtgAGAATAATAAAGGGAACATTTTGTTCCAGGTGCATGCATGTGGTCATGGTGTGCTGGGGCTGAAAGCCTTAATAGCaaattaaaatatctaatatttgCGGACCAGAAACATATATACGTTTTGTTGTTCTTTATTGAGTGAATTACTTCAGGGAAATATTCGTCGGAAGGATACTGTTTGTTGAAGGGCGTGAGGGTTCCTTCAGCCTATagaacaaaattttaatttactGAATGGTTGTATAGAAACGACAGATCACTACCAGAAATATTTTCGTGTGATTTCAGGAGTCCCATTGATGCAACCAGTGGCGTTCCATGCGACTCTTTCTGACGGCAGATCTTTTAAAACTGATTCCGCTATAAATTTCGATCACGAGACAATTGACAACGGCAGCGGCTACAGCCCAGATGATGGTATATACATCGTCCCGGAATCTGGGACCTATGTCTTGACGTGGACAATGCTAGGCAGAGCACATCAAGAATTCAACACCCTTCTTGTAGTGAACGGTGCTGTTAAAGGAGCCGCTTTTTCAGATACATCAGAAAACGGCGATTTTTATCAATCTACATCAATCGTTGTTCTAACTTTGACTGAAGGGGATCACGTCCTTATACGCATGGGGTATACAGCACAACCGGTAGGGACCATTGAAAGTACAGATCATCGCTATGGGGTTTCTACTTTCTCAGGCTGGAAACTTGGCTGAAAAGGAATATGTTTTTACCTCGTGTGGTATATAATATTTTACCATTATATCTCGCATGGTAATAAATTTGTGCTACAGCGAACTTTGTTCAATTTGCAGTTCATTTATCAATACATCATTTCATTGTTTAGACATGAACTAGAATATTGAGTTTTGAACGAACATcttcatcgtcgtcgtcgttgtcgtcGCCAACATCGTAACCGCAATCAGAAGTTAgtacgaatattcatacccgGCCTTTAGCTTATACCTTTGCCGGGTATGAATTTGCCCCCATGTGCAACGCCGGAGTGAATCACTAAATCACTCCGGCACTATTTATCATACTTTATTGCTCTAAAATgcattaatataataatatctGTACTTCTAAAAACATCCATCAGTATGGTACATGTTTGACAGTGCAGTTTGTCCCAAACTACACTAAGATGTCATATCTTATCAGTTTTAAAGATTTATGGAAATGCATACCAGATATCCGTCATGTAAAAGTaaacttgatttattttacaataattgcgaaacaagttatattaacttatattaatcacgcttgttggccagGTTGGAAGCGCGTGATTCCCGTCATGTCCTGAAACGTAAATAtataaggattaaactgtctttttttggtgtctatagtcgatatagatgccagagctttgcaaacaaacgtcatattgtgcgctagaacaatatgacatgtttgtttgcaaagctctggcatccatatcgaccatagacaccaaaaaaagacagtttaatccttatatttacattctcaacatattcgttttgttatatttgaaaattagcataaaaaatgccaatattcagcgatttcgtcaatggagttcgacaaatagaacagcctattttttcaaaattcatttgtcacgtgcagattggcaaacaaaaaagtgcattgaaatatcacgaaaaaaacacagtctgttcaatgttttttttattatttgtgtaataatattgtataaaatgtctttttgatacttttttttattaacatcaaaaacaatttatgttagttacaagtagttccagtgggtgaatatattcgtgcgcggcatggattgatgtcacgttttgggtgtcaattatggtcacatagactgcaaatctttttacttagtttatatcgtggctttgccaccaaaatgtaaatataaatgtatagatAACGTCACGTGAAGGTCATTTATCAATGTATTGAACACTGTTAGCCTGATTTGATTATTTCTTATTACGGAAACAAACGTTTCAGAGAGAGAGATCGTCAATGATTGGGATCAAAAACCTTATAACAACAATCAGAATTACCAGATAAATTGTCCAGAATCAAAATTCCTGTCAAGCTGCCTTTCTCTGATTAAGATAATTGTGGAAACGGTATTTAAAGAGTCATCCGACCTATCTATTGTTGAGATCTTCTTAACGACAGACAACGGGAGTTCATCGCAGTGGTCTACACCGAAATTAGTCTCGTTAAGGCTGAACAACAATGGATACGGACATAACAAAGAAACCGTAATTATAACTACAAATCCATAAAATAAGGGGGGAAACGAACGAAAAATATAGATTCGAAATTCAATCCTACATCTTCGTTGTTGGTCTGAAACAGaacatgtatgtaactgaaCAGTGAAAACAAGCGGCTTTGAATTTGTCCGCTATTACAAGTGTTATTGTTCTTTTGGAAGCAGCCATTAACGCCAAACCGCTGTGACTAAACAGCGGTGATCATTCCTCAAGATTTTATCGTTAAACTAGGCTAATAAAACGAACACAAATCTAGTCACCATCGCAGTAATACTTGATTGATGTCATCTCGTTATTTCGTTCATTAAACACAGATACGGATGGAAAAGGCGATCGTCAAAATCCTCGTTAATTCATCGAGGAATTCAAGTATCGCCTCCCCCGCCCGTATCTGTATTAAATGAGCGAAATCCATATGCTCGAAATAAAGCTCGGACGAAAACTAAGACGCGTGTATTGCCATTTTCGGGCAAAACACacgaaatgaaacaaatgaaaaaataaaaaataagattaccgTACTCAGACCACATGGATAAACGTCTGACAGAAAGTAGCATTACGTTTGTGACTTATCAATGTACGAAATACAGAATGTAACAACCACTCACAATGTACTTGACACCGACGTATTCCAATGTGTCCTTATATCAGGTCATTCCACGTGTCCGTCAAGGTTTGACGGACGTTATATGACAGGCGTTGTCCATCCGTCTGCCTCGTCCAGCCGGCCGTCTTACGACCTTTTTATTTTTCCGAAAGTGATTTTTTGAgcaaaaatatcatatttggtTGAATCTTTAGTAGAAGTgattttttcgatttttttctCTGTTTGTTTTgcaatgtatcaatatttatacatgtcTATGATATAAGTAAGGTTCTTCAAGGCGAGACATGTACGTGTAATCACGTGTAATTCTCGATTaactatatgtattttttgtcaAACAATAAAGTCGAGTTTACACGTGGAACTGACTCATTTCAATTGTGGTTGATTGGTTTTCATGGTACAATGAGCGAGCGTCCTTGTAAATTCATATAACAAtctgtaatgtatataaaattacaaattgtataatttgtgatatgggaggtaactcttacCAGCTTGTCATGAATTGACCAGccagattttaaaattgtttgattTGGCGGAATTAGCTTTGTTTTCTTAATTATTTCCACTGCCACCTAACGGAGACACTTAATAATCGCTGTTAACTAGCAAAAATTTACAACTCTGGTCACTCATGTATTTCCCTTGGTTTCATTTacatttaagggttaactgtaatattttttttacgttattgagcaataacacaaaaaactggggtgtactctgaataaaccgcgaagcggtttatgaaaagagtacaccccagttttttgtgttattgctcaataacgtaaaaaaataatacagttaacccttataatttaattaacaacgataagaaacattttcattaagtttaacatgtttatttcgctccagatatttaaaaacacatcgaatacaaaatcccgtgaacaacgattactccgctgacgtcacagtcaaccaatttttatgttatgaggtgataacataattttttgagccaatgaaaatgcttgttacaagcaaaattaaattattaaaatatattcaattatcTGTACGAACTGGTCATTTAAAGCAGACGTTTCTCAAATACAAATTCGACAAGGCGACTCGGTGCTTGGCGACGCCATTCCTGTTTACCTTACGAGGATTTGGCACGAACTTCAAACATACTGTCCATAAACAATAAATTATGGACCGTGCACGTGGACTGAAAATTCGTTCCTGTGTTTCACTGACTGACAATCCGTACGTAAGACACAATTTTATTGGACGCCCTTAAAACACCAAGGTACGATAATCCAAAATCTTAGAAAACGATTGTCAATCCACCAAGAGTGAATACGTGAATACGACATAAACCCTTGGATAGCGAAGATAGTGCGTCGAGTAACATCAATTTCACCGATTACTTTCTCGAATACCGACGCGTTGACGTGTTCCTGGCAGAGCACCGATACGACGTCATTTGCCAAATAATAAAACGCTGACGTGTTGTGTGTCCAAATTAATGTAATGTCTAGGTTAAGGTGAAATAAGGTGACACGACTCACGAGATGTAATTATACCCCATTGGTAGCAGACCACAGTAGGATAGCCtaggtctttttttttttttttactttttagcaaataactcctgtattgtgatttgcagaaaaaaataattaagggaaaatatacaagttatttgtctaacatacacacattatttgtcttacatacacacgttattcgtcttacatacacacgttatttgtcCTACAAACACACGTTATTTGTctaacatacacacgttatttgtctaacacacgttatttgtcttacatacatatacacgttatttgtcttacatacacacgttatttgtctAACATACACACTCTATTTGTctaacatacacacgttatttgtcttacatacacacgttatttgccctacatacacacgttatttgtctaacatacacacgttatttgtcttacatacacatgttatttgtctaacatacacacgttatttgtctaacatacacacgttatttgtcttacatacacacgttattagtctacatacacacgttatttgtcttacatacacacgttatttgtcttacatacacacgttatttgtctaacatacacacgttatttgtcttacatacacacgttatttgtcttacgtacacacgttatttgtcttacatacacacgttatttgtcttacatacacacgttatttgtcttacgtacacacgttatttgtcttacatacacacgttatttgtctaacatacacacgttatttgtcttacatacacacgttatttgtcttacatacacacgttatttgtcttacatacacacgttatttgtcttacatacacacgttatttgtcttacatacacacgttatttgtcttacatacacacgttatttgtcttacatacacacgttatttgtcttacatacacacgttatttgttttacatacacacgttatttgtctAAGATACACACGTTATTAGtctacatacacacgttattagtctacatacacacgttattagtctacatacacacgttattagtctacatacacacgttatttgtcttacatacacacgttatttgtctAACAACCACACGTTACTTGTCTAACATACACACTTTATTTGTctaacatacacacgttatttgtcttacatacacacgttatttgtcttacatacacacgttatttgtcttacatacacacgttatttgtcttacatacacacgttatttgtctaacatacacacgttatttgtctaacatacacacgttacttgtctaacatacacacgttatttgtctataatacacacgttatttgtcttacatacacacgttatttgtcttacatacacacgttatttgtcttacatacacacgttatttgtcttacatacacacgttatttgtcttacatacacacgttatttgtcttacatacatacacaagttatttgtcttacatacacaagttatttgtcttacatacacacgttatttgtcttacgtacacacgttatttgtcttacatacacacgttatttgtctaacatacacacgttatttgtcttacatacacacgttatttgtcttacatacacacgttatttgtcttacatacacacgttatttgtcttacatacacacgttatttgtcttacatacacacgttatttgtcttacatacacacgttatttgtcttacatacacacgttattgtttacatacacacgttatttgtcttacatacacacgttattagtctacatacacacgttattagtatacatacacacgttattagtctacatacacacgttattagtctacatacacacgttatttgtcttacatacacacgttatttgtctAACAACCACACGTTACTTGTCTAACATACACACTTTATTTGTctaacatacacacgttatttgtcttacatacacacgttatctgtcttacatacacacgttatttgtcttacatacacacgttatttgtcttacatacacacgttatttgtctaacatacacacgttatttgtctaacatacacacgttacttgtctaacatacacacgttacttgtctaacatacacacgttatttgtctaacatacacacgttatttgtcttacatacacacgttatttgtcttacatacacacgttatttgtcttacatacacacgttatttgtcttacatacacacgttatttgtcttacatacacacgttatttgtcttacatacatacacaagttatttgtcttacatacacaagttatttgtcttacatacacacgttatttgtcttacgtacacacgttatttgtcttacatacacacgttatttgtctaacatacacacgttatttgtcttacatacacacgttatttgtcttacatacacacgttatttgtcttacatacacacgttatttgtcttacatacacacgttatttgtcttacatacacacgttatttgtcttacatacacacgttatttgtcttacatacacacgttatttgtcttacatacacacgttatttgttttacatacacacgttatttgtcttacatacacacgttattagtctacatacacacgttattagtctacatacacacgttattagtctacatacacacgttattagtctacatacacacgttatttgtcttacatacacacgttatttgtctAACAACCACACGTTACTTGTCTAACATACACACTTTATTTGTctaacatacacacgttatttgtcttacatacacacgttatctgtcttacatacacacgttatttgtcttacatacacacgttatttgtcttacatacacacgttatttgtctaacatacacacgttatttgtctaacatacacacgttatttgtctaacatacacacgttacttgtctaacatacacacgttatttgtctaacatacacacgttatttgtcttacatacatacgttatttgtcttacatacacacgttatttgtcttacatacacacgttatttgtcttacatacacacgttatttgtcttacatacatacacacgttatttgtcttacatacatacacacgttatttgtcttacatacatacacacgttatttgtctAACACCCGTTATTTGTCTAACATACACATGTTATTTGTCTTACATACAGACGTTATTTGTctaacatacacacgttatttgtcttacatacatacacacgttatttgtctAACACCCGTTATTTGTCTAACATACACATGTTATTTGTctaacatacacacgttatttgtctTACATACAGTTATTTGTctaacatacacacgttatttgtctAACACCCGTTATTTgtcttacatacacacgttatttgtctTACATACACATGTTATTTTTCTAACATACACACTTTATTTgtcttacatacacacgttatttgtcttacatacacactttatttgtcttacatacacacgttatttgtctAACATACAC from Pecten maximus chromosome 11, xPecMax1.1, whole genome shotgun sequence harbors:
- the LOC117338667 gene encoding uncharacterized protein LOC117338667, coding for MGNKLTPEIRHDHCRTLTPEIKPKNWQDLVNFVNQKIEGMERLLADKDERVDKLESKVASQERSILQKDVIIDSLVRRVSDLEMSVKSTSFSEKQQTRHHTTSNVDDSVQSRSTVNDTVTVHKTREPSISVNKHQGVQSKRMPYSQSNVEAISDTKPRVTETSSSQSDEPHQQNGNNHCLCQAGGNKEAETFVEFSRSRQNRVPLMQPVAFHATLSDGRSFKTDSAINFDHETIDNGSGYSPDDGIYIVPESGTYVLTWTMLGRAHQEFNTLLVVNGAVKGAAFSDTSENGDFYQSTSIVVLTLTEGDHVLIRMGYTAQPVGTIESTDHRYGVSTFSGWKLG